The stretch of DNA CATCTGCGCTGTCGCTGGCATTGTTGTGTTTTCATTTACTGGCGGGCGTGACCAACAGGACGAAGATACTGAATGAGTATCGGAGTCGATAAGCACAGCGCGTGCATCATAGTTTTCCATATTTAACCAGATAGCCTCCGTCCACGGCGACGATTTGTCCGTTTATATACTCATTTGTTACCGCGAAGAGGATTGCCCCTGCGAAGTCCACATCGTTGCCTGGTCTTCCAGCCGAAATCTCGCTGCATGTTCCTGGCGGCAGAACAGACTTCTGACTTTGATCGCTGCTGCCCGTGGTGATCTCACTCGGAAAAAGTCCAGGCGCAATGGAGTTGACTCTGATGGAAAGGCGGCAATTAGCAATCTCCACCGCCAGCATCTTGGTCAAGTGAATCGTTGCAGCCTTGGCCGAGTTCGAAGCAAATCGGCTGAGCGACTCCTTGATGAGGCCGTTGATCGAGGATATATTTATGACAGTGCTTGTCCAGCCGGGCCGGCGGGCGCTGGCACGCTGTAGCAGCGGGAGGAAAGCTGTCGTTACGAAATAGACCGCAGCCACATTTGTTCGATACACATCATTCCAGTTTTCAAAGGTGGCATTCTCCACGTCGAACAAGTTTTGTCTCACTTCTACTGCGCTGGAACCCTCGGGACACTGTCGATTGCTGTATATTCCCGCATTGTTGATGACGATATCGACGTGACTCTCTCGTTTCTCCAGTTCTTGGACGAGGCGCCTTTGGAAAGTCAGTCATGCTCATGCCACCGATTTCACCTGGAGAGCATTCCATACGCAATCTCGTCTTTGCGCGAAATGTCGGCGACCAACGGTATGATTGAGCCTTTGATGCCTTGGCCGTGTACTTGCACGACACGTTCCAACTTCGCAGCAGTGCGACCTACAATGTACACCCTGCAGCCGTTGACAGCACTGCAAGTTTCTGTAAGTCAATGTCGTGCATGGTAGAAAGTAAGGCGTTCGTGGCACTGACAGCGCTTGTGCTGCCATCAGCCCGAGGCCAGAGCCGCCGCCTGTGATCACAGCAACCTATTGCAAGTCATCAACGCAATGCAGGGTGGCGGTTTTCCGGAATGTACACCTACTCTTCCTTCTACATTGAAGATTCTATGCAGATCGAACTCATGATTGTTTGTCGACATGATGGGGAGAGGGGTTGGGGCTCCAGCGGTGCTTGTGAGGGAATGCTTTGAGCCACAACGTTCCACGTTCACAAAACCTTTTTGCAATCTCGTTCACGATTACTCTGAAGAAGTTTTGCACATGTATTCTTCTTACCACCAGGTCATACGTTATACCTAgcgctcttgctcctctcCATTGGCAAAAGTCCTTGCGACCCAGACGTTCTGGAAGCGATCCACCATCGAAGCTGTCTATTGCGTTGGGCATGATTGCAGCCACCGTTTGCGTGTCCTTTCCGTTCACGGGAACATGCCCGACTGTACGGGTTTGCAGATGCTGGCCCACTCACTACATTTTCCTGCCTGCCGGCAAGCACAGAAATGTTGAGCTGCGACAGAGGTGGACGGAAACGTTGTTCCGCGCGCATGCCTCGTAGAAAGCATGTGACTTGGGATTATTCTTCGCTGCCTTGCACCATCGTATCCACAATTCTTTTGAGCCTGGAGAGATTCATGACTCCAATGCAGGATTGACCCACTGTATTTGGCAAGCAGCGGGCTCGTTCATCATAGCACGCAGATCATGTAGATCTATGCAAGCTTCCCGGATTGTAACAATCCTTCCCAGCACATCGGATCACAACAGCTTGAGCTCCCCTTGCTGCAGCATGCAGGACGAGAACGCCTGCAGCATTCGTGCACGAGCTCCGGAACTCCGCTCGTGTGCCGAAGATCTGCGAACCTCTGATCAACATCGGGCATATAGTGCAGCGTCAACAGGACTGCGAGGCGAGGATGGAACCTCACGTATACGCATGCATCACATGAACATGATGCGCGTCGTCGGTCTTTCCGGCTTGGTCGTGTCTGTCTGTGGGTCCATGGATTGAACAGCTCTTGCTGCATGCGGTGAATGCACTCCGTAGTGGCACTGCAAGAATACGAGACCCACAGACAATGGACTGACGCCAGCGGCAGCTTACTGGGAAGCCTGTGATGCCATAACGGACACCGCCGTGACACATGGAATGATCTGGGACACCCAGTTGTGCGCACCTAGGTCGATACAACATTTAGTATGGTTCTCGAGACTAGCTTGGCTGAATGAGTTGTCCATCAGTCCACTCCCTATGTCTATGCTACGCTCATAACTTCGCCCGGTGGGATGGCGTCGATGGCAAGAATGCAAGCTCGTCTCGGAGGTAGCGCAGATTGCTCTTGATGGCTTGCGTGATATGTGGTTTCCTTGCCGTCATGAGCTTTGTTGGTGCTTTCAACATGGTAGCAGAAATACATCCTGTCCCTGGCCTCAGTATGTCTTGCAATGCCCACAGGCAATGCTCTGTGCCACGCTTTTCGACGTCGCTCGCCAGCAGCTTCCACCATCTGTCATCGTTCACTGCCACCATAATGTGTCCAGTCTCCTGTATCACAGAACTCCAGAAGTCTCGCATCCAAAGTCCATCCAAGACTTTTATCACCACAAGCTCTGTCGCGTCCATCAGGCTAGCCTGACAAACTGTGTGTGCCACTGTGCGGACATCTGCAACGAAGAGCCAATTCTTCAGTTCTCCACGACTATACGTTCCCAGCTGTATTGCTGCCTTGGTGAGCCTCCATAGATAATCGTCAGGGTTCGCTATGCCCCGTTGTACATCTCCAATGACAAAGCTGGGCTTCACCACATGAATCGAGtggcctctgctgctgctagcgCGTGCGAAACGCCGGACCAGAATCTCAGAAACAACCTTGCTCTGCGAATAGCCCGTTGCATGAGCACAACTCTTAATCATGTCTtgctcatcttcatcctcgagtTGGAGAGCCTGGCCACCTGAAACGTAGACGAATCGTAGTCCACCAGGACGCCTTGCGATGGCTTCAAGCAGCTGTAGTGTCGACATTGTGTTCACAGATCTTAGGCTTTCGTAGGCAAGATTCCAGTCTACCTTTGCACCATTGTGCATGATAGTATCCAGGTTCTCTCCCATGTTGGAGCTGTCAGTGATATGCTTCCAATGGAGGTCACTTAGACCCAGGTTTGGCCGAGCGAGATCTCCTGGCCATACTTCTAAACGATTGGAGTAGGTGCTTGACCACCAatttgccttcttcgctgctgtcatGACTCGTTCGAGGCCAGCCTTGACATCCGGTGCACGAACGTGGATGAAGACCTTGCGAACTTTGCTCATACAAAGTAGCTGCCGCAGTATTTCGATGCCTAGGAAGCCTGTTGCTCCGGTCAAGAGCACGTGTGACATTGGTGATTTGGTCACTGGTCTTCTTCCGTTGAGAGGCTCCTTCAGCTCGAATCCTCGTGCCAATGTTGAGATCTCGTCTTGGAAGCAGgttgagctgctgctggctgctgccTTTACGTCCTTAGCCTGGAGTGCAGCTATCCTTCGATCGAGTCCGACGATGGTTAGATCTGGTTGAATGAGTTCGTCCACCAACACTTGCACGCCATAATTCTGCTTGACCGCTTTCGAAATAGTGACCGCTTGCACGGAGTCGATGCCTGCATTAGCCAAACAAAAGTCTCGACCGATAAGAGCATCATACTTTTGTTTGTCACCATTGCTCAATATCTTGCTGACGATAGAGTTCAACTCCAAAGGCGTAGTGCAGCTGTCTGGCAGGAGCGGAGAAGAGATGTCTTGGCCAGAGTCCGTGATCGAGAGACCAAGCACCCAGTCATTGATCTTTTTGCGGTCTATCTTTTTGGAGTCAGTTAGAGGAAGGCGATTGACTACAAGCCATTCCGATGGTACCATGTATGGTGGTAATTGTTGCAAGAGAAGTTGCTCCAACGAAGCTGACGAGAATCCGCGCTGTGAAAGATCTCGAGGAGACACAGGAAGCAGAGGAGTAGCTGAGTCGAGAGCAACTCGGAGTTGTACGACTGCCACAAGTTTTTTAGCATGCACGCCCGATTGCGGGAACACAATCAAGCATTTCTCTACGAGAGCATGCTGTGAAAGGCGGTGCTCAATCTCTGTGAGCTCGATGCTCTGACCTCGGACTTTGACTCTAATGGACCAAATCAGCACCAACTGCTACTATTCATTTCTTGATGATCACTTACCGTGTGTCTCGGCGACCAATGAACTCAATTTCACCATGCGGGGTATATCGAACAAGATCGCCAGTTCGGTAGAATCGCCTCTGAGGCCCTGGTAGCTCTGCATGAGACTTCCAGTCGTTATGGTGGAAGAATGCCGCAGCCGTCTTTTGTGGATCTTTGAGATACCCTCGTGCTAGCGCTGGGCCCTCAACAACTAGCTCACCTATGGCTCCGATAGGTGCAAGTCGGCTTGAACTCTCAGAAGCGGCGATCCAACATCGTGCACTAGCCAGCGGACGGCCAACGATCTGGGGCTCGTCTTGCATATTGCAGTACATCTTTGCCAGACAGCCTCCGGCCTCTGCGGGCCCGTAGCAGTTGATCACCCGATGCACTCTTCCAACGAAATGTGCGACATGTACACGCTCGACTGCTTCTCCAGCCAAGACCAGCGTCTCCAATGATGGCACTTCTTTGGGATCGGGAATACTAGCCAGCGCAAAAGAGGGCGTCAGATCAACCCAATTGACTCGGAAGTCTTGGATGACTTTAGTGAGATCATTCTTGCGGTCTTGCTCCGACGGGATGCAGATGCATCCGCCGTGATGGAGTGTAGCAAACATATCCACAGTGCTGACATCGAACGTGTATGCGGCGAAGCTCAGCACCCtcgatctgctgctgaggtGAAGCGCTTCTCCATATGCTTCATTCAGGGTACAGACGGCAGAGTGCTCTACGACGATGCATTTCGGTTGGCCAGTGGTTCCGGATGTCAGGAGGATGAATGCACTTGTGTTGGGGTATATTACTGGCAGTGGGTTCGATGCAATACTTTCTTCTGGCAGGCTGTCCAGAAATGTGTCATCAATCTGCAGGACTCTTGGTCCCAAGAATCGAAATGACGGCGCTGTGAGTTTCGACGCGAGTATGATGCGGGACTCTGTGCGATCGATGATAGAGCGGAGCCGTTGCTCAGGATGATTGAAGTCGAGCGGAATGAAAGCACCACCAGCCTTGAGAATAGCAAGCGTGGCAATGACTGCAAACTTTGACTTTTCAAATCCATATGGGACAATGACTTCTCGTGTGACTCCGAGTTGAACAAGTAATTGAGCAAGTTTCGTGGACAAATGATCGAGCATCGCATATGTCATATTTCCATCCCAGGCACAGATTGCAGGCTCCTTTGGTCTTCTCTGCGCATGCATAGCGAAGATCCCTGGAATCGTTGTAAACATCTCCTTTGGAGCTTCCTTGTTCCAGTGATAAATCTGACTTAGATCATATGCTGTCAACGGCTCAAGGCTCCCAACTGACCGCGCAATAGCTTGGGAGGAAATAGCGTAGAGAATGTGTTGATAGGACTGCAGCAGATTTTGAAGTATCTTCACCGAATGGTGCGGTCCTTGGAGCTCGATCGTTGGACTCGAAAATTGGGAGCTTGGGGTGACAATCAGACAAAACTCAATCTGCACAGAAGTCAGATTTCCACGGCAGTATTGCATTGCGAAAATTGGTTCCCTTGTTGCTCACCTGTTCTCTGCCGTGCACACCAAGCCACATTTCTGAGTTCACCGGAACTCTGCTGACGACGTCTCGGCTCTGGAACAAAATCATGGTGTTGTAGTGCACCAAATGCTCCGCGTCGAACGGCGTCCCTGTGGATTTGTTGGATATAAGCTCAAACACATGTCGAAGGGAGCCTTGGCTTGGAATCTCGAGACTATAGGTGGTGATTTCTGGTTGTCCGTTCGTCCCATGGCCAGCTTGTTTGATCGTTGTCCTGTCCGATCTGGTGTCCTTCACTGATGCGAaagcgataaggtcggtgGCAAGATATGATCTCAGAAACAAGGCCCATGCCGTCAATATGAGCTCTGTGGAAGAGATACCATCCCTTGCGTAGCAAGTTATCAATCCACCGGAAGATTTCGGTCCTCCACGGAAGATCTGATCCTCCGAGGATGAATGGCTCTCATTGCTGCTTGCGATGCTGAATCTACAATCGTTGATCTTCGAGTGTGCTGCCATGACGCATGAGCGGCTTTGCGAATGACTGCACACAGAGTCTCGTTGAGGATCTTGTATAGCATGGAGGATTGAAATCGATTTTCACATGTCAGCCACTTCGGAAGTCTAATACTCTGCATGTTCCACTTCTCGTATGCATCTCAGCTGCCAAAGTGGTTGCTGCACAGCCCGTGCGAGTTCTGAGAATCACGCGTTGAGCAGAAGCGACCCATGCATGAGCTATGTCGAGCGGCATTAGCGTTGGGTGAGCTTTATGGGTTACGTGCTGCTTGGAAATTCCCTCGCCAGCCTGAGCTCATAATACTGCCGCTATATAGTTGCAAAAGTTCAATGGCGACCTCAGCCCAGGCCATAAACATGTCGTCGTTTGTCCTTGAACCAGAACGGTCGTTAGTACCACTttttgcctttcttgccATTCTGACCTCGGCGGCCATCTTCAGACACATCAATCGATCAAGCTTGAACCAGGTTCCCCACGCCCATTGGAGTTGCGGCGTATCTTCCGCTTGGGTCTTATGGCAGCGATATAGAGGAAAAGAACTAAAAATTCTGGAAGCAAAGCATCGAAAACTCGGCCCCATCCTGAGAGTCGGGCCGGCGGATTTGTCTATCAACTCTTACGAGCATGGAGTCAGACCGATATACAATGGAAGCTTTGAGAAGCCAGAATATTTCAGGTTCTACCGCTACTACGGACGCAAAACCTCTTTCTCGAGTATGAAAAGACACGATCATTCCATGcgaaggaaaagagtatcCGCTGCGCTGGCCAAGACGGCGTTGTTCACTTCGGAACCCCTTCGTACAACAGTGGACCAGATTCTCTACCAGAGACTCTTGCCCCTCATCGAAGGACACCAAGGACTTTCACTCGACATTCTACCTTTATGCTACGCCCTCAGTCTGGATGCGTTGACAAGCACTTTGTTGGGTGCTCCAGCTGGGACGAAGTATTTGCTTGATTTGCCCAGTGTTGGTCTTTGGCTCGAAAACTATGAACTGATGTACTGTAAGCAGGCGTTCTGGCCACAAGAGCTTCCGGGATGGACAAGAGCCTTGAGAAAAATCGGAGTAGACATGCTACCGAGGTCGTACTACACATCACGAGAAGCGCTTGAGGAGTGGCTTCTTGAGATCTGCGATCGGGCTGAGCTCGACATTACAGTCATGAACCCAACAGGTCTGTCAAAAGAGCCAGCTTCGTTGTATCAAGTCTTGAAAGCAGCAGTTGAGATAGACTCGCCACAGATGAGCCGCGAAGAGCAGAGACTGGAAATTGCAAGTGAGCTCTTCGATCAAATCTGTGAGCAACCCTCAAAACCATCCTACAAACACTTTCTGACCTCTCTCTATCGTAGCTGGCGCTCGAGAAGTTCTAGgtacttcttctccatccAAGAGCGTCGATCCAGAGTACTAACTGCTGGCAGGGCTTGTATTGGCGTACACGATTCTCTACATCTCTCAAAATCCCGATGCACAAGAGAAGCTGAGGAACGAGGTTTTAGCCTGCATGCCTCGTGCCAAGTCTGAAGATGCGACCTATCATGATGACAGAGGCGGCGATGCAGAGTTGAAAGAAGCACAGTCGCCAGCTCCAGCATCGTTGGACCGACTCCCGTACCTATCAGCTGTCTTGAAAGAGTCCTTTCGCATGCGGCCGAACAGCACACCCTTGCCACGGGTCACACCACAAGATCGTTCTGTGTCTCTCGCTGGATTCGAGATTCCTCCCAGTACGCGAGTCAACGTCTTCCAGTGGTTCATTCATCGGAACCCAGAGACGTTCGACTGCGTCGACGAGTGGCACCCTGAGCGCTGGATCAGCGACAGCGGAACACTGAAAGTTGGCTCTGATCAACCTCTCTGGGCGTTCGGAAGTGGCAGCCGAATGTGTGTCGGCGCGTCGCTCTCGCAGTATTGTACGTATTCATAGAGTTGATGAATCCGTCATTGAAGCAATTGCTAATGCGGCCCTCGTTGTAGTGATGAAACACACTCTTGCCGCCATATACTCACGATTTTCTTCGAAGATTgtcgcgaagaagcagaatgtACAAGAACCAGGATCTCTCGAAGATGAAATCATCGTGGTGTTT from Cercospora beticola chromosome 1, complete sequence encodes:
- a CDS encoding uncharacterized protein (antiSMASH:Cluster_1~SMCOG1002:AMP-dependent synthetase and ligase), translating into MAAHSKINDCRFSIASSNESHSSSEDQIFRGGPKSSGGLITCYARDGISSTELILTAWALFLRSYLATDLIAFASVKDTRSDRTTIKQAGHGTNGQPEITTYSLEIPSQGSLRHVFELISNKSTGTPFDAEHLVHYNTMILFQSRDVVSRVPVNSEMWLGVHGREQIEFCLIVTPSSQFSSPTIELQGPHHSVKILQNLLQSYQHILYAISSQAIARSVGSLEPLTAYDLSQIYHWNKEAPKEMFTTIPGIFAMHAQRRPKEPAICAWDGNMTYAMLDHLSTKLAQLLVQLGVTREVIVPYGFEKSKFAVIATLAILKAGGAFIPLDFNHPEQRLRSIIDRTESRIILASKLTAPSFRFLGPRVLQIDDTFLDSLPEESIASNPLPVIYPNTSAFILLTSGTTGQPKCIVVEHSAVCTLNEAYGEALHLSSRSRVLSFAAYTFDVSTVDMFATLHHGGCICIPSEQDRKNDLTKVIQDFRVNWVDLTPSFALASIPDPKEVPSLETLVLAGEAVERVHVAHFVGRVHRVINCYGPAEAGGCLAKMYCNMQDEPQIVGRPLASARCWIAASESSSRLAPIGAIGELVVEGPALARGYLKDPQKTAAAFFHHNDWKSHAELPGPQRRFYRTGDLVRYTPHGEIEFIGRRDTRVKVRGQSIELTEIEHRLSQHALVEKCLIVFPQSGVHAKKLVAVVQLRVALDSATPLLPVSPRDLSQRGFSSASLEQLLLQQLPPYMIDRKKINDWVLGLSITDSGQDISSPLLPDSCTTPLELNSIVSKILSNGDKQKYDALIGRDFCLANAGIDSVQAVTISKAVKQNYGVQVLVDELIQPDLTIVGLDRRIAALQAKDVKAAASSSSTCFQDEISTLARGFELKEPLNGRRPVTKSPMSHVLLTGATGFLGIEILRQLLCMSKVRKVFIHVRAPDVKAGLERVMTAAKKANWWSSTYSNRLEVWPGDLARPNLGLSDLHWKHITDSSNMGENLDTIMHNGAKVDWNLAYESLRSVNTMSTLQLLEAIARRPGGLRFVYVSGGQALQLEDEDEQDMIKSCAHATGYSQSKVVSEILVRRFARASSSRGHSIHVVKPSFVIGDVQRGIANPDDYLWRLTKAAIQLGTYSRGELKNWLFVADVRTVAHTVCQASLMDATELVVIKVLDGLWMRDFWSSVIQETGHIMVAVNDDRWWKLLASDVEKRGTEHCLWALQDILRPGTGCISATMLKAPTKLMTARKPHITQAIKSNLRYLRDELAFLPSTPSHRAKL
- a CDS encoding uncharacterized protein (antiSMASH:Cluster_1~SMCOG1034:cytochrome P450); this translates as MRRKRVSAALAKTALFTSEPLRTTVDQILYQRLLPLIEGHQGLSLDILPLCYALSLDALTSTLLGAPAGTKYLLDLPSVGLWLENYELMYCKQAFWPQELPGWTRALRKIGVDMLPRSYYTSREALEEWLLEICDRAELDITVMNPTGLSKEPASLYQVLKAAVEIDSPQMSREEQRLEIASELFDQISGAREVLGLVLAYTILYISQNPDAQEKLRNEVLACMPRAKSEDATYHDDRGGDAELKEAQSPAPASLDRLPYLSAVLKESFRMRPNSTPLPRVTPQDRSVSLAGFEIPPSTRVNVFQWFIHRNPETFDCVDEWHPERWISDSGTLKVGSDQPLWAFGSGSRMCVGASLSQYLMKHTLAAIYSRFSSKIVAKKQNVQEPGSLEDEIIVVFESL
- a CDS encoding uncharacterized protein (antiSMASH:Cluster_1~SMCOG1001:short-chain dehydrogenase/reductase SDR) — encoded protein: MSTNNHEFDLHRIFNVEGRVAVITGGGSGLGLMAAQALAVNGCRVYIVGRTAAKLERVVQVHGQGIKGSIIPLVADISRKDEIARLVQELEKRESHVDIVINNAGIYSNRQCPEGSSAVEVRQNLFDVENATFENWNDVYRTNVAAVYFVTTAFLPLLQRASARRPGWTSTVINISSINGLIKESLSRFASNSAKAATIHLTKMLAVEIANCRLSIRVNSIAPGLFPSEITTGSSDQSQKSVLPPGTCSEISAGRPGNDVDFAGAILFAVTNEYINGQIVAVDGGYLVKYGKL